From one Lycium barbarum isolate Lr01 chromosome 6, ASM1917538v2, whole genome shotgun sequence genomic stretch:
- the LOC132600448 gene encoding heavy metal-associated isoprenylated plant protein 3-like translates to MSSKKQENKKEDENVKVVLMIDMHCVCKNCFKRIAKCTQNMEGVKSMNIEDSGTKYKVTMTGKLDPMKLQQKFEKKLEKKVELISPKPKEKKEKEIPKKTTLEMNLGCDKCVKKMQKIVTETKGFEGIFIDKPRNLVIVSGVIDTEYLVENLQKELKKSVKIIKQDKYEDDVKIIWCPNYYYYYGPECDRFVHGEAEYCRIM, encoded by the exons ATGAGTTCCAAAAAGCAGGAGAATAAGAAAGAAGATGAAAATGTTAAAGTTGTTCTAATGATAGACATGCATTGTGTATGCAAGAATTGTTTCAAAAGAATTGCCAAATGCACTCAAAATATGGAAG GTGTAAAGTCAATGAACATAGAGGATTCTGGAACGAAATACAAAGTAACAATGACTGGCAAATTGGATCCAATGAAACTTCAACAAAAGTTCGAGAAGAAATTGGAAAAGAAAGTGGAACTCATTTCTCCAAAACCAAaagagaaaaaagagaaagagattcCCAAAAAAACAACGCTGGAAATGAATTTGGGATGTGATAAATGCGTCAAGAAAATGCAAAAGATAGTGACCGAAACAAAAG GGTTTGAAGGAATATTCATAGACAAGCCAAGGAACTTGGTGATAGTGAGTGGGGTAATTGACACTGAATATTTGGTGGAAAATTTGCAAAAGGAGCTGAAAAAATCTGTCAAGATTATCAAGCAAGATAAATATGAAGATGATGTGAAGATAATTTGGTgtccaaattattattattattatgggcCAGAATGTGATCGATTTGTTCATGGAGAAGCTGAGTACTGCAGAATTATGTGA